Proteins co-encoded in one Nothobranchius furzeri strain GRZ-AD chromosome 4, NfurGRZ-RIMD1, whole genome shotgun sequence genomic window:
- the LOC129164237 gene encoding uncharacterized protein, translated as MPGSAHDANALPQSDLFKRAHLLPKGIKTIGGKDTNLLIVGDPAYPLLDWLIKGYSNSPRLTHEQESFNTYISSVRVGVEMTFGLLKSKWRVLLKISDFHFTFAPTMISTCCALHNFCQNEEDQASNSWLEEACDRAINFPQPNQPVDLQCSSCGSSTREVLTTYLDTTFPLRTGHLH; from the exons ATGCCAGGCAGTGCACATGATGCAAATGCCCTACCCCAGTCAGACCTCTTCAAAAGGGCTCATCTCCTACCCAAA GGCATCAAGACCATTGGGGGGAAAGACACCAATCTTTTAATAGTTGGAGACCCTGCCTACCCACTTCTTGACTGGCTGATCAAAGGATATTCAAACTCACCTCGGCTGACTCATGAGCAGGAGTCCTTCAACACCTACATCAGCTCAGTCAGGGTTGGAGTGGAAATGACTTTTGGATTGTTAAAGTCAAAGTGGAGGGTTCTGCTAAAAATAAGTGACTTTCATTTCACTTTTGCACCAACCATGATTTCCACATGCTGTGCACTGCACAACTTCTGTCAGAACGAAGAAGACCAGGCCAGCAACAGCTGGTTGGAGGAGGCCTGCGATCGGGCAATTAATTTTCCTCAACCCAACCAGCCAGTTGATCTCCAGTGCAGCAGTTGTGGAAGCAGCACTAGAGAGGTGTTGACTACCTATTTGGACACAACATTCCCACTCCGAACAGGACACCTACACTAA